TCAGCGCGGAAAGAGGGCGCCCAATCAGCCGCTCGGTCCTGGCAAATGCATCCACAAACAGATCAGGACCCTTAAGGTCCCGGAGCATTCCGACATAGATGAAATGGACCGCATCGGATCGTGTAGGAATGATCTGGAAATCCCGCTCCCCGATCCCGTTGTAGATCAGCCGCGTCATGGATCTCGGCCGGCCCACTTTCTTTGCATAGGTGTCTCGTTCGTATTCGCAGATGAAGACGAGGGCATCGGTAAAATATTCCTGCAACCGCTCCATCCGCAGAACGAACTGTCCGCTGAGCGACGAACGGGAGTAGTGCAGGCTTCCGCCGTGGGCGGTATAGAGGCGGGCTACGCGATACCTGTTCACCCGCAAGGCTGAGCCGACAAGGCGCGCGAGCACGCCGCCCTTGGCGCCGTGTCCGTGCAGCACGTCCGGCCGCAAACTTTTGATCTTCTTGTATGTCTCCCATATCACGCCGATATCGGAAAGCGCGACGGAACGCCGGATCGGTATGCGCGTCAGCCCGAGCGAGAGAAAGGGACGGATATCGTCGAAAAGCCGGTCCTCGTGCTCGCCGCCGGTGGAACTGTCGCAGAGGATGCCGATCTCATGCCCGGCCGTGCTGTGTTCTTCCACCAGATCGCGGACGTGGCGAAATATCCCGCCTACGGGCGATCTGAAACAATGGAGTATGCGGAGGGGGCGCGGTTCTGCCATCAGCGATCAGAACAGCCGTTCGCGGACATAGATCGTGTCACCGGCGATGATCGAGGACGAAATGTTGACACGCCCGGTCAGCACCTGACCGTTGATCTTGCGAGTGACGTCGACCGTGCCCTGATTGGCGCGGGAGGTGAAGCCGCCGGCAACGGCGATCGCGTTCTGCACCGTCATGCCCGGCACATAGGAATACTGGCCCGGCTGGCCGACTTCACCCATGATGAAGATGGAGCGGTAGCGGTCGACATCGATCGTCACATCGGGATCGCGCAGATAACCCTGCTGCAGCTTCTGGGCGATTTGGCCGGAAAGCTGCTGCAGCGTGCGTCCGCGCGCCGGCACCTGTCCGACGAGCGGGAAGGCGATGTAGCCTGCCTGATCGACCATATAGGTATTGGTCATGCTCGGCTGATCGAAAACGGTGATGCGCAGGCGGTCGCCGCTGTCGAGCGTATAGGGCTGGATCGTTGCCTGATTGAAAGCTCTCGGCGCTGGCTTATAGGTGTTGCAGCCGCTCAGTGCCGCCGTCATGGCGACAAGGCTCAGAGCCAGAAGCGTCTTGGGCTGGACAAAAAGCATCCGCGTTATGCTCACAGGAAACGAACTCGATCCTGCCGTTATCGATCCGTTAGGGTTAATGGCTGGTAAAAGATGCACGGCATTTTTTTGCTTTCTGCCCGGCCACGCTTTGCTCTGCTAATGCGGGCAACATTAACCGTCGGGTTACTATAGTCCTTTACGCTTCGCGCCATGTTTGTTCTCGGAGTACGAGTATGTCCGGCGTGACGGGTAATCAGGATGTGGACATCGACCTTGGCCAGCTCGTTCGAGCCGTCTGGGCCTTCCGGCTGAAAGTCCTCGCCGTCACGCTGATCGGGGCAGGGGTCGCATTTGCCGGCGCCAAGATGATCTCGCCGAAATACAGAGCCGAAACGCGTCTGCTGATCGAGCAGCGTGCACCGGCTTTCGCAAACACCCAGTCGAACGACGGCAACGGCGGACCGCTGCTCGACGAGTTGAACATTGCGAGCCAGGTTCAGCTTCTGCAGTCTGCCGATATCATCAAGCAGGTCATCAACAGCGAAAAGCTCTATGAGCTGCCCGAATTCGACGATGCCGTCAACGGCTCTGCGTTGAGCGACATCCTTGTGGCACTGCATCTCAAGAAGAACCCGCTTGAAAATCTGCCCGAAGAACGCGTGATCGATGCATTCATCGAGCGTCTTCAAGTCTACCAAGTCCCCGGTTCGCGCGTCATCGGCATCACCTTCACGTCGAAGGATTCGAAGATTGC
Above is a window of Rhizobium etli 8C-3 DNA encoding:
- a CDS encoding glycosyltransferase, whose translation is MAEPRPLRILHCFRSPVGGIFRHVRDLVEEHSTAGHEIGILCDSSTGGEHEDRLFDDIRPFLSLGLTRIPIRRSVALSDIGVIWETYKKIKSLRPDVLHGHGAKGGVLARLVGSALRVNRYRVARLYTAHGGSLHYSRSSLSGQFVLRMERLQEYFTDALVFICEYERDTYAKKVGRPRSMTRLIYNGIGERDFQIIPTRSDAVHFIYVGMLRDLKGPDLFVDAFARTERLIGRPLSALMIGDGPDREKYRDMMVERGLGKRIGMLPPMRVQEAFAMAQTLVVPSRAEAMPYIILEGLGAGKTVIASRVGGIPEVLGRSSPALVAPDNADDLARVMADALTTPGWHNAVMPSIDSVKSVFSSSVMARDVLKLYHALVEGPSASETHEASVNLS
- a CDS encoding polysaccharide biosynthesis/export family protein encodes the protein MLFVQPKTLLALSLVAMTAALSGCNTYKPAPRAFNQATIQPYTLDSGDRLRITVFDQPSMTNTYMVDQAGYIAFPLVGQVPARGRTLQQLSGQIAQKLQQGYLRDPDVTIDVDRYRSIFIMGEVGQPGQYSYVPGMTVQNAIAVAGGFTSRANQGTVDVTRKINGQVLTGRVNISSSIIAGDTIYVRERLF